The Trueperaceae bacterium DNA window CCGGGCGCCCGCGAGCCCAGCCCCGACCTCGGCGGCCGGCGCTTCGTGGACCTCTACGCCCCTTCGGTGATCGCCTTCAGCCTGGTGACGCTGGGCATCAACGTCCTGCCCACCGTGCTCGTCACCTACCGCGAGCGCGGCTTCCTGAGGCGCCTCGCCACCACGCCCCTGCGCCCGGCGCGGCTCGTGCTCGTGCAGCTCCTCGTGCACGCGTCCGTGGGCGTGGTCGCGACCGTGGCCGCGCTCGTCGTCGGCCGCCTGGCCTACGGCGTCCCGCTGCCGGGGGCCCCGCTGGCGTTCGCCCTCGTGCTGGCCCTCGGCATGGCGAGCCTCTTCGGCATCGGCATGCTCGTGGCGGCGCTGGCCCCCACGTCCTCGGCGGCGCAGGGCATGGGCATGGCCTTCTACTTCCCCCTGCTGTTCTTCGCCGGCGTCTACTTCCCGCTCGAGGGCATGGCCGGGCCGCTGCGCGCCGTCGCCGACCTGATGCCCAGCGGCGCGGTCGTCGCCGGCCTCGTGGCGACGATGGGCGGTGCGATGCCGGAGACCCGCGACCTCCTGGTGATGGCGGCCTACGCCGTGCTGTTCACGGCGCTGGCGGTGAGGACGTTCCGTTGGGAGTGAGCCTCCCGGAGCCGCGGGGGGAGCGGGCGGGCTGGGAGCTCTGGCTCCCCAGGATCACCGCCTACGGTCCCTACGCCACGCTGGCGGCGGGGGCGCTCTTCGCCTTCCTGGGCGGGGACGCCCCCGCACGTCCGTGGTGGGCGGGCCTGCTCGTGGTCGCCGCCGCGAGCTGGGTCTACCTCCTCTACACCCGGCCGGGCCCGCCTCCGAAGGGCAGCCCGCGGGCGTTCGTCTACTTCTTCGGCTTCGTGGCCCTGGCGGCCCTGCTCGTCCTGCAGCACCCGCTGTTCTTCATGGTGCCGGTGGCGGCGTTCTTCCACGTCCAGGTGCTGGGGCGTCCGGCCCTGGTCTTCCTCGGCCTCTTCGTGGCGTCGATCGTGACGAACTCGCTGATCGTCTACCCGCAGGCCGCGCCGGGCGCGCTGTGGATCTTCGGGATCGTCGTGTGCGTGCAGACCCTGGGGATCGGCCTGGGCGTGCTGGGCACCGAGAAGATCCTGGCGCTGTCGAGCGAGCGGGCCAGGGCGCTGGAGGAGCTGAGGCGCGTGATGCGGGAGAACGAGGGCCTGCACGCCCAGCTCCTGGAGCAGGCTCGCGAGGCCGGCGTCGCCGACGAGCGCCAGCGGCTGGCCCGCGAGATCCACGACACCGTGGCCCAGGGCCTGATCGGCGTGATCACCCAGCTCGAGGCCGGCCGCGGCGCGGACGAGCCGGAGCGCCTGCGCCGCATCGAGAACGCCATGAGGATCGCCCGCGAGAGCCTCGTGGAGGCGCGCCGCGCCGTGCAGGCGGCCACGCCGACCGCTCTCGAGGGACGCAAGCTGCACCACGCGCTAGAGGAGGTGGCGCGCTCGTGGTCCTCCCTGCAACGGGTGCCGGCGTCGTTCACGGTCACCGGCGAGCCGCGCGACCTCCACCCCGAGGTGGAGGTCTCCGTCCTGCGCGTCGCGCAGGAGGCGCTGGCGAACGTCGCTCGGCACGCCCGCGCCTCGCGCGTGGCCGTGACGCTCTCCTACATGGGCGACGTCGTGACCCTCGACGTGCGCGACGACGGGGTCGGCTTCGCGCCGGGCAGCGAGGGCGGCGGCTTCGGCCTGGCGGGCATGCGCGCCCGCGCCGAGGAGCTGGGCGGCAGCGTGCACCTCGAGTCGGAGCCCGGCCGCGGCACGGCCGTGTGCCTCGAGCTGCCGACCGTGGCGCCGAGGTACGCGTCGTGAGGGGGCGCCGCCCCGTCTGCGCGGCCGGCTCGCGGGCGCCGCGCGCCGGTCGGTCGGCGACGGGTGCGCTCCCGTGAGCGCGCCCATACGCGTCCTCGTCGTCGACGACCACCCCGTGGTCCGCGACGGCATCCGCGGCATGCTCTCGGGCGCCAGCGGCATCGAGGTCGTGGGCGAGGCGCCCGGCGGCGCCGAGGCCGTGGAGCTGGCCGCGTCGCTGAGGCCCGACGTCGTGCTCATGGACCTGCGGATGCCCGGCGTGGACGGGGTCGCGGCGATCCGCGAGATCGTGGCGCGCGGCCTCGAGAGCCGCGTGCTCGTGCTCACGACCTACGACACCGACCGCGAGGTCCTCTCGGCCATCGAAGCGGGCGCCACCGGCTACCTGCTCAAGGACGCGCCGCGCGACGAGCTGGTGCGGGCCGTCGAGGCCACGGCGCGCGGCCAGGCGTTCCTCTCGGCGTCGGTGGGCGCGCTGCTGATGGAGAGGGTCAGGTCGCCCGAGCCGGAGGCGCTCACGGAGCGCGAGCTCGAGGTGCTGCGGCTCGTCGCCTCCGGCGCCACGAACCGCGACATCGCCGAGCGCATGTTCGTCAGCGAGGCGACGGTGAAGACCCACCTGCTGCACGTCTACGAGAAGCTGGGCGTGAACGACCGCGCCGCGGCCGTGGCGGCGGCCTACGACCGCGGCCTGCTCACCCCGGGCGAGCGGCGCTAGCCGCCGGACCTCACCCCTTCGTGCCCGTCGTCGCGATGCCCTCGATGAAGTAGCGCTGGCCGAAGAAGAACAGGACGATCAGCGGGACCGTGAGGACCGTGGTGGCGGCCAGCACGAGCTCCCACTGCATCTCGCCGCCCTGCCCGAAGCGGTCGATGAGCGTCTTGATCCCGCGCGGCATGGTGAACAGGGCGTTGTCGTAGAGGTAGATGAGCGGCTTCAAGAGGTCGGTCCACAGCGCCTTGAACTCGAAGACGAACACGACGATCAGCGCCGTGCGGGTCAGCGGCAGCGCGACCCGCCACCACATCTGCAGGTAGTTGGCCCCGTCGATGCGCGCGGCGTCGAACAGGTCCCGCGGCACGCCCAGGTAGAACTGCCGCAGCAGGAAGACGTAGAAGGCCGACCCGAAGAGGTTCCCCGCCCACAGCGGCACGAGGGTGTTCACCATCCCCAGCCCGTTCCAGATCAGGAAGATGGGGATCATCGTCACGGCACCGGGCAGCATCATGGTCGCCAGCACCAGGCCGAAGAGCGCGTCGCGGCCCTTGAAGCGGAAGTAGGCGAAGCCGAAGGCCACGGCCGCGCTCGACAGCGTGACGGCCGTGGCCCCCAGCAGCCCCACGACGACGGAGTTCCGCAGCCACGAGAACAGCGGCGCGGCGCGCCAGACG harbors:
- a CDS encoding response regulator transcription factor — encoded protein: MSAPIRVLVVDDHPVVRDGIRGMLSGASGIEVVGEAPGGAEAVELAASLRPDVVLMDLRMPGVDGVAAIREIVARGLESRVLVLTTYDTDREVLSAIEAGATGYLLKDAPRDELVRAVEATARGQAFLSASVGALLMERVRSPEPEALTERELEVLRLVASGATNRDIAERMFVSEATVKTHLLHVYEKLGVNDRAAAVAAAYDRGLLTPGERR
- a CDS encoding sensor histidine kinase, with translation MSLPEPRGERAGWELWLPRITAYGPYATLAAGALFAFLGGDAPARPWWAGLLVVAAASWVYLLYTRPGPPPKGSPRAFVYFFGFVALAALLVLQHPLFFMVPVAAFFHVQVLGRPALVFLGLFVASIVTNSLIVYPQAAPGALWIFGIVVCVQTLGIGLGVLGTEKILALSSERARALEELRRVMRENEGLHAQLLEQAREAGVADERQRLAREIHDTVAQGLIGVITQLEAGRGADEPERLRRIENAMRIARESLVEARRAVQAATPTALEGRKLHHALEEVARSWSSLQRVPASFTVTGEPRDLHPEVEVSVLRVAQEALANVARHARASRVAVTLSYMGDVVTLDVRDDGVGFAPGSEGGGFGLAGMRARAEELGGSVHLESEPGRGTAVCLELPTVAPRYAS
- a CDS encoding ABC transporter permease; the encoded protein is MTALLTITRTEAKLFAREPLALFFGLVFPSLLLLVIGAVVPGAREPSPDLGGRRFVDLYAPSVIAFSLVTLGINVLPTVLVTYRERGFLRRLATTPLRPARLVLVQLLVHASVGVVATVAALVVGRLAYGVPLPGAPLAFALVLALGMASLFGIGMLVAALAPTSSAAQGMGMAFYFPLLFFAGVYFPLEGMAGPLRAVADLMPSGAVVAGLVATMGGAMPETRDLLVMAAYAVLFTALAVRTFRWE
- a CDS encoding carbohydrate ABC transporter permease; the encoded protein is MALAEATVPRRRVATHAVERREKRVGRMVSRVLFIALLGGVTVVFLAPLVWLVSASLKTRSEVFSGGWLPDPVTWSNYVDVWRAAPLFSWLRNSVVVGLLGATAVTLSSAAVAFGFAYFRFKGRDALFGLVLATMMLPGAVTMIPIFLIWNGLGMVNTLVPLWAGNLFGSAFYVFLLRQFYLGVPRDLFDAARIDGANYLQMWWRVALPLTRTALIVVFVFEFKALWTDLLKPLIYLYDNALFTMPRGIKTLIDRFGQGGEMQWELVLAATTVLTVPLIVLFFFGQRYFIEGIATTGTKG